The following proteins come from a genomic window of Paucimonas lemoignei:
- the algL gene encoding poly(beta-D-mannuronate) lyase: protein MQTPKLMLPTLLSLAMFAGAASAANLVPPKGYDAPIEKMKTGDHNFSCEAIPKPYTDKLVFRSKYEGSDKARATLNEQSEEAFRSATKDITTLERGVSKVVMQYMRDGRPEQLDCALNMMTTWAKADALESTEFNHTGKSMRKWALGSMSSAYLRLKFSDSKPLANRQGEAKIIEAWFSKLADQVVSDWSNLPLEKINNHSYWAAWSVMATAVATNRQDLFDWAIKEYKVAANQVDPEGFLPNEMKRRQRALSYHNYALPPLAMIASFAQANGLDLRPENNGALKRLGDRVLAGVKDPSQFAAKNGEKQDMTDLKKDPKFAWLEPYCSLYTCSPQTLEDKHEKQPFKTFRLGGDLTKVFDPEHEKGDKGG, encoded by the coding sequence ATGCAGACTCCGAAACTGATGCTCCCTACCCTTCTGTCGCTGGCGATGTTCGCCGGCGCAGCCAGCGCGGCGAATCTCGTGCCGCCAAAGGGTTACGACGCTCCCATCGAAAAGATGAAAACCGGCGACCACAATTTCAGTTGTGAAGCCATTCCCAAGCCTTACACCGACAAACTGGTGTTTCGCAGCAAATACGAAGGTTCGGACAAGGCCCGTGCGACCTTGAACGAGCAGTCCGAGGAAGCCTTTCGCAGCGCGACCAAAGACATCACCACCCTTGAGCGTGGTGTGAGCAAAGTCGTGATGCAGTACATGCGCGACGGTCGTCCGGAACAGCTCGATTGTGCGTTGAACATGATGACGACATGGGCCAAGGCCGATGCACTGGAGTCCACCGAGTTCAACCACACCGGCAAGTCGATGCGCAAATGGGCGCTGGGCAGCATGTCCTCAGCCTACCTGCGCTTGAAGTTCTCCGATTCCAAACCACTGGCCAACCGCCAGGGTGAGGCGAAGATCATTGAAGCCTGGTTCAGCAAACTGGCTGATCAGGTGGTCTCTGACTGGAGCAATCTGCCGCTGGAAAAAATCAACAACCACTCGTACTGGGCAGCCTGGTCGGTGATGGCAACGGCCGTCGCCACCAACCGTCAGGACCTGTTCGACTGGGCAATCAAGGAATACAAAGTCGCCGCCAATCAGGTGGATCCGGAAGGTTTCCTGCCCAACGAGATGAAGCGTCGCCAGCGGGCTCTGTCGTATCACAACTACGCCTTGCCGCCACTGGCCATGATCGCCAGCTTCGCCCAGGCCAACGGCCTGGACCTGCGTCCGGAAAACAACGGCGCGTTGAAGCGTCTGGGTGACCGAGTGCTGGCGGGTGTCAAAGACCCAAGCCAGTTCGCCGCGAAAAACGGCGAGAAACAGGACATGACGGACCTCAAGAAAGATCCGAAATTTGCCTGGCTGGAACCCTACTGCTCGCTCTACACCTGCAGCCCGCAAACGCTTGAAGACAAGCACGAAAAACAACCCTTCAAAACCTTCCGCCTGGGCGGCGACCTGACCAAGGTCTTCGACCCTGAGCATGAGAAGGGTGACAAAGGCGGTTGA
- the dltB_1 gene encoding membrane bound O-acyl transferase, MBOAT → MVFSSNVFLFLFLPIFLGLYYLSGQRYRNLLLLVASYVFYAWWRVDFLALFIGVTVWNYWIGLRVGAAGVRTKPAQRWLLLGVVVDLGILGYFKYANFGVDSINAMMTSVGLEPFILTHVLLPIGISFYVFESISYIIDVYRGDTPATRNLIDFAAFVAIFPHLIAGPVLRFRDLADQFNNRTHTLDKFSEGCTRFMQGFIKKVFIADTLAVVADHCFALQNPTTGDAWLGALAYTAQLYFDFSGYSDMAIGLGLMMGFRFMENFKQPYISQSITEFWRRWHISLSTWLRDYLYITLGGNRGGKFATYRNLFLTMLLGGLWHGANITYVIWGAWHGIWLAIEKAVGINTTPRSFNVIRWALTFLLVVIGWVIFRSENLHVAGRMYGAMFSFGDWNLSELNQASLTGLQVATMVVAYATLAFFGLRDFYANRPADKAASKNTPDLGVQADGPATAQPGMIKAVPGDKPDSIHQPGYIVGTEAQVQPAYWVADWPRYAMRALILLLFIASILKLSAQSFSPFLYFQF, encoded by the coding sequence ATGGTTTTCTCATCCAACGTGTTCCTGTTCCTGTTCTTGCCGATCTTTCTCGGCTTGTACTACCTGAGCGGGCAACGTTATCGCAATCTGCTGCTGCTGGTTGCCAGTTATGTGTTCTATGCCTGGTGGCGCGTGGACTTCCTCGCGCTGTTCATTGGCGTCACCGTATGGAACTACTGGATCGGCCTGAGAGTAGGTGCGGCAGGCGTTCGCACCAAACCTGCGCAACGCTGGCTGTTGCTGGGCGTGGTCGTCGACCTGGGCATCCTGGGTTACTTCAAATACGCCAACTTCGGCGTGGACAGCATCAACGCGATGATGACCTCCGTCGGTCTGGAGCCGTTCATCCTGACCCATGTGCTGTTGCCGATCGGGATCTCGTTCTACGTCTTCGAGTCCATCAGCTACATCATCGACGTCTATCGCGGTGACACCCCCGCTACGCGCAACCTGATCGACTTTGCAGCGTTCGTGGCAATTTTCCCGCACCTGATTGCCGGTCCCGTGTTGCGTTTCCGTGACCTGGCAGACCAGTTCAATAACCGTACCCACACCCTGGACAAGTTCTCCGAAGGCTGCACGCGGTTCATGCAGGGCTTCATCAAGAAAGTGTTCATCGCCGACACCCTGGCGGTTGTGGCCGACCACTGCTTTGCCCTGCAGAACCCGACCACGGGCGACGCCTGGCTGGGCGCACTGGCCTACACCGCGCAGTTGTACTTCGACTTCTCCGGCTACAGCGACATGGCCATCGGCCTGGGCTTGATGATGGGTTTCCGCTTCATGGAAAACTTCAAACAGCCGTACATCAGTCAGTCGATCACCGAGTTCTGGCGTCGCTGGCACATCAGCCTCTCCACCTGGCTGCGTGACTACCTGTACATCACCCTGGGCGGCAACCGTGGTGGCAAGTTCGCGACCTATCGCAACCTGTTCCTGACCATGCTGCTCGGCGGTCTGTGGCACGGCGCGAACATCACTTACGTGATCTGGGGCGCGTGGCACGGTATCTGGCTGGCGATCGAAAAAGCCGTCGGCATCAACACCACGCCGCGCAGTTTTAATGTGATCCGCTGGGCACTGACCTTCCTTTTGGTGGTCATAGGCTGGGTGATTTTCCGCTCCGAAAACCTGCACGTGGCGGGCCGGATGTATGGCGCGATGTTCAGCTTCGGTGACTGGAACCTTTCCGAACTCAACCAGGCCAGTCTCACCGGTCTGCAAGTGGCGACCATGGTCGTGGCGTACGCCACCCTGGCGTTCTTCGGGCTGCGTGATTTCTACGCCAACCGCCCTGCCGACAAGGCAGCGAGCAAGAACACGCCGGATCTGGGCGTGCAGGCCGACGGCCCTGCCACCGCACAGCCAGGCATGATCAAAGCGGTACCGGGCGACAAGCCAGACAGCATTCATCAGCCGGGCTACATCGTCGGCACCGAGGCTCAAGTGCAGCCCGCTTACTGGGTTGCTGACTGGCCACGCTACGCAATGCGCGCACTGATCCTGCTGCTGTTCATTGCATCGATTCTCAAACTCTCGGCACAAAGCTTCTCGCCGTTCCTTTACTTCCAATTCTGA
- a CDS encoding alginate biosynthesis protein AlgJ — MTRSLRILYIALFLAILLGLGAWSLRSFASFSTSAETTVLNGKWSKAAETHYDEEFPIKRLGTNLWAALDYKLFNEGRPGVVLGKDQWLYTDEEFDAVANGEQNEADNLAIIQGVRDALKAQGTQLVLAIIPAKTRLYPEHMGDTKPASLHTDLYQQFHAQAAQAGLVAPDLLAPLQGAKQHGQVFLRTDTHWTPMGAEVVAKQLSEVIAQQTPLSGEPEKFVTQAKETAPYKGDLTNFLPLDPLFSNLLPQPDQLQQRSTDPVATDAQGDDALFADSDVAVGLVGTSYSANPNWNFVGALKQALHSDVVNYAEDGHGPILPMLKYLQTDAFKSSPPQVLIWEFPERYLPAHNDLKEFDPKWIAELKKAGESQQNLAINAKSSESPTQAQN, encoded by the coding sequence ATGACCCGTTCGTTACGCATCCTCTACATCGCCCTGTTCCTGGCCATCCTGTTGGGTCTGGGTGCCTGGTCGCTGCGCAGTTTCGCCAGCTTCTCGACGTCGGCAGAAACCACCGTGCTCAACGGCAAATGGAGCAAGGCGGCGGAAACCCATTACGACGAAGAGTTTCCGATCAAGCGCCTGGGCACCAACCTCTGGGCGGCGCTGGACTACAAGCTGTTCAACGAAGGACGCCCTGGCGTCGTGTTGGGCAAGGACCAGTGGCTGTACACCGATGAAGAGTTCGACGCGGTGGCCAACGGCGAACAGAACGAAGCGGACAACCTGGCAATCATCCAGGGCGTACGCGACGCGCTGAAAGCCCAAGGCACACAACTGGTGCTGGCGATCATCCCGGCCAAGACCCGTCTGTATCCGGAGCACATGGGCGATACCAAGCCTGCGTCCCTGCACACCGATCTGTATCAGCAGTTCCATGCCCAGGCGGCACAGGCTGGCCTGGTGGCACCGGACCTGCTGGCTCCACTGCAAGGCGCCAAGCAACACGGCCAGGTGTTCCTGCGCACCGATACCCACTGGACGCCGATGGGTGCTGAAGTCGTCGCCAAGCAATTGAGCGAAGTCATTGCCCAGCAGACGCCATTGAGCGGTGAGCCTGAGAAGTTCGTCACTCAGGCCAAGGAAACAGCACCCTACAAAGGCGACCTGACCAACTTCCTGCCACTGGACCCACTGTTCAGCAACCTGTTGCCACAACCGGATCAACTGCAGCAACGCAGCACTGACCCGGTGGCCACTGACGCTCAAGGCGACGACGCACTGTTCGCCGACAGCGATGTAGCCGTCGGCCTGGTTGGCACCAGCTACAGCGCCAACCCGAACTGGAATTTCGTCGGGGCGCTCAAGCAGGCCCTGCACAGCGACGTCGTGAATTACGCAGAAGACGGCCACGGCCCGATCCTGCCGATGCTCAAGTATTTGCAAACCGATGCGTTCAAGAGCAGCCCGCCACAGGTGCTGATCTGGGAATTCCCGGAACGCTATCTGCCCGCACACAACGACCTTAAGGAGTTCGATCCGAAGTGGATCGCAGAACTCAAGAAGGCCGGTGAATCGCAACAAAATCTGGCCATTAACGCCAAATCTTCCGAGTCGCCTACCCAGGCGCAAAACTGA
- a CDS encoding alginate biosynthesis protein AlgF has protein sequence MTFQTHSNLLPTTRNGKKGLLKTCALVAGISLFSLQAFAGDSALYGPTAPKGSTFVRVYNASSTEITATVGNTNLNEVAPQGSTAFSFMPQGDYSAKLGSQTVPVKLAGDHYYTLVNNASGKPQLVEEPPFKNKQKSLVRVQNLSDKALTLKTADGKTDVVKTVAAKGTGEREINPVKVSLALYDGDKKVTDLKPVALERGEAAVLYITGSGSSLSPVWVKPPVATR, from the coding sequence ATGACCTTCCAAACTCATTCGAACCTGCTGCCAACCACCCGCAACGGCAAAAAAGGCCTGTTGAAAACCTGCGCCCTCGTCGCTGGCATCAGCCTGTTTTCCCTGCAAGCGTTCGCCGGTGACTCGGCACTGTACGGCCCGACCGCACCAAAAGGCTCGACCTTCGTGCGTGTCTATAACGCCAGCAGCACAGAAATCACCGCGACGGTAGGCAACACCAACCTCAACGAAGTCGCTCCGCAAGGCAGCACCGCGTTCAGCTTCATGCCACAGGGCGACTACAGCGCCAAGCTCGGCAGCCAGACCGTACCTGTGAAACTGGCGGGCGATCACTATTACACCCTGGTCAACAACGCCAGCGGCAAGCCGCAACTGGTTGAAGAGCCGCCATTCAAGAACAAACAGAAGTCCCTGGTGCGCGTGCAGAACCTCAGCGACAAGGCCCTGACCTTGAAGACCGCTGACGGCAAGACCGACGTGGTCAAGACCGTTGCCGCCAAAGGCACCGGCGAGCGTGAAATCAACCCGGTGAAAGTGAGCCTGGCGCTGTACGACGGCGACAAGAAAGTCACTGACCTCAAGCCGGTTGCGCTGGAGCGTGGCGAAGCCGCCGTGCTGTACATCACCGGTAGCGGCAGCAGCCTGTCGCCAGTGTGGGTCAAGCCACCGGTAGCGACGCGCTAA